Part of the Arachis hypogaea cultivar Tifrunner chromosome 6, arahy.Tifrunner.gnm2.J5K5, whole genome shotgun sequence genome, attagttatatgATTGGTCGTAGGTGATTATACAATAGAATGATACGCCTTGTTggcaatatatataattatgatgTAGTGTATGATTATATTCTATTTGGAAGTCCCTGTCAAGTTGAACCCAGACTTTGCGCACGTGCTTTTTTCTTTTACTGTGGTTGGTCCTACCGCGTTACCCTACGTCACTGCAGCGATATCAACTTCCTATGATTAGCCACGTGCCCCCCACTCTTTCTACGCACTTTAAAATCAACAcgttttgattttcaaaatcttgttCATCCATGGCTACTATATAACCACACTCCCCACCCTTCCGCCGTCAAACCCCACACCCATACATACACATACATACATGTCTACTACCATGACTACTACACCTAACATTGATTCAACCTTGCAAAACTCTACTTTGAACAGAGTAGTAGATTCTAGTTGCAAGATGTACAAAGGTGTGAGGAAGAGGAAATGGGGCAAATGGGTATCGGAGATTAGGCTTCCCAACAGCCGAGAACGGATATGGTTGGGTTCTTATGACACCCAACAAAAGGCGGCTAGAGCCTTCGACGCCGCCCTCTACTGCCTTCGCGGCCGCCACGCCAGTTTCAATTTCCCCGACACGCCTCTTCATTTGGAGATCAACAATGTAAGTCACTACCATTCTCTCTCCCACCATGAAATTCAACAAGTTGCATCCAAATTCGCCAATAATTTTgatgctgaggaagaagaggaaccGTCATCACAAAATGGTGCTAATAGTGCAAGCTCCGTGTGTGATTATGATgggagtaataataataataataacgacgACAATACTAATAATAACGTGCAAGTGGACCATGGGGACATGGATTGGACATTTTTGAACGTGTTGGATGATCAAAATGATTCCAATTTTGATAACACTATTGGCTATGATTTTGGCCTCTACTATGGAGGGATAGATAAGGTGCACTCAGGTGAGTTTTTGTATACTACTACACCACCAACAACTTTTGAGGATAACAATAATGGTgatgctgatgatgatgatgcttttTCTAACCATTCATTCCTTTGGAGTTGGAATTTTTGATTCACCTTGCAGGCCCTAAATCCCTCATACACTATGCCAAGTTTCATAATTATCAGTACAAGTATCCTTGTTTTTtttacatcatatatatatactataataTGTAGTAATTAATTATACAATTCGACCATACCACATGTCATTGGTATTATTGTGGAACGTGGCCAAGTTTTTTTAGTGCCATTTTTTTAGTCTGATTAATAGCACTTTGATCCGGCCCTCTCCCTTAAAAAATACCAACAATATCGGATAAGATACCTACTTATGATTTCTATTCTTGTGATATGTATTTGACTATTTGTACTAGTACTATATTATAATGATTTGTACTTATGATAAACTACTATATTGTAAACTATATACGTATACTTTTTTGTTCATATTAAGTTAAATCTATAATAAATGCATAGATATTTAATTTGTATGGTTTGTGTAGATAGCTTAGTTACTATCCaacaaaattctctctctctctctctctctctctctctctctctctctctctctctctctctctctctctctctctctctctctctctctctctctctctctctctctctctctctctctctctctctctatatatatatatatatatatatatatgtgaaaaatgttagaaatcatttatttttttatcattaacttaatttttttagtttaataatttaataatatattttattttatatttttaaatattaataactaattaatgacaaaaacaataaattttaatatatatatatatatatatatatatatatatatatatatatatatatatataaaagagtatGTTGATATATGGAAAGTACAAAATTTCGAATTGAGTAAATGTGGATATGCTCATATTATGAAAATCATTCATTTACCTAGCAAACAATTGCacacgtataaaaaaaaaattgtttacaattttgtattttaaaatataggtttgaaaattttttgtgtttttaattttttttgtatataaaattatttttaaggtttaaaaccaaattttaaaacgTTCTTTTTattcaaatcttaaaattttagactaaattatctataacaaataaattataaaataaaaaaaataagagaaggaGAGTATTTTTACTCCTGcttgaagaaggaagggaagaagaagaagttgtctACGATCCACCGCTGCCTCTACTTCTGccgcaaaaaatttaaaaccaagttaaattttagagactattttgtatgcaaaaaaagatTGGAATGAAAAAATTTTAGATGTATACCTTAGGGACCCcaaaaaaaatctttatatattattaaaaatatacatacattcactttttttttttgcatttatctatcattataaaatttaataaattttttgtctAGATATgattcgatatatatatatatatatatatatatatatatatatatatatatatatatatatatatatatatataatgacaaCAACAAATAAAAGATCATATATAAAACATATTCTCTTTGCTTTTTAATTATTAGGGTTTTATAAAGTTTTGATGgcattattgtttatttttttttctattaacgtaaaaactgaattttataaacttttctctttttgaaaaagtttaattTCATCGCAGTTATCTGAGGATAATGATAACTAAGAAATGTTCAAGtagaattttataattaatcTTTTTTGAGAAATCAATACCAAGGTCTACAGGATAAAAATACACCTTAAGTGTAACAAAATAAGTTTAcatatttgttttttattgttaaagATTATGTACTAAATTgttaaacatatatacatatatgtttaATAATCACTTATCAAGTTATTAATTTATCATTATATTCACTAATTTAATCTCAACAATCACCAGAATAAAGAACTTAGTAATAAAACGGAAAGAGTACGCAAAAATAATAGAATTGTgaaagaaaaatatgaagaaattttattgattgttgattgattgaattgtaaactatgaaagtaaaattaagtatatatagagtattaacctatgaaagataaaagtagataaagataagatagagataaagataaagataactataagataagataaagactaaaattataattgaatttgtgtattctgttgggttgaatttgtgggtcgtgagacgtctttattgttgtcatgggctaaggtggaagagtggtttaatacgcccccgcaagttggaggatgaaagatgtcaagaacACTGAGCTTATTCAGATTAAGATAGAAGGGTTGAGGAGACAAAAATTTGGTGAAGATGTCAGCTAGTTGCCCAGAAGAGGGAATTGGGAGAAGTTTCATTACTCCAACTTGAGCTTTTTGTTGAACCACGTAACAATCAACCTCTAAATGTTTGGTCCGTTCATGAAAAATCGGGTTAGCAGCAATATGAAGAGCACtctgattatcacaatataaaactggtgggcggatagga contains:
- the LOC112755860 gene encoding uncharacterized protein, which translates into the protein MSTTMTTTPNIDSTLQNSTLNRVVDSSCKMYKGVRKRKWGKWVSEIRLPNSRERIWLGSYDTQQKAARAFDAALYCLRGRHASFNFPDTPLHLEINNVSHYHSLSHHEIQQVASKFANNFDAEEEEEPSSQNGANSASSVCDYDGSNNNNNNDDNTNNNVQVDHGDMDWTFLNVLDDQNDSNFDNTIGYDFGLYYGGIDKVHSGEFLYTTTPPTTFEDNNNGDADDDDAFSNHSFLWSWNF